Within the Anguilla rostrata isolate EN2019 chromosome 6, ASM1855537v3, whole genome shotgun sequence genome, the region gtgcacaacaagggccaatccatttcaggattttgtgcgaACACTggccaacatttatttaattggcccaatcatatcttgatctgacgtgtataagcaccagctacagccacagactgcaagtgtgTCCTAGAGATtgtactgtgctcaagtacaggaatgaagcagtgtagtttatagagctgtaagaaatggtaatcggttggaacaaaaaccagcacacagatcggccctccaggactggagttgtgcacccctgcctAATATGCAAACAAGCATGGACATGCAGAGGTTAAACTCCAGCCACTATTTCTAGTGCAGTGTATTAACCCAAACTCATCTGAATTACCTAGAACCccatttatttaatgagaatCCTTTGCTTTGCAGGAGAGTAAGATTTGTACAGTGAATCCATAGCAAAATACAGCAGTAACCAATATGGCTGACAAAGAAGATGGGATTTATTTATGAAGGCCACATACTTCAATAACCAAATAATATTATAGTGCATGATGACATACCTTTAATTCTGGCTCAGCAGGAAGTATAAAtctgtcttttattttgaaagttcCGGCACCTGTGGGTTATCTAAGGTCATTTCCTTATGTTCGCAAGTGTTTTTGTAATCAGTTTCGTAGTTCTGTGATGTCGTCAGCTCccataacaaaacataatgtTGGGGAAAATGATGATGCTGCTGGGGCAAAATAAGCAATAGTAGAGTATTTAGCTCTACTGACGCCTcgaaatttattcatttatttttgcgaATTTGATTGTAGGTTGTAGGTTTGGCATATCGGTCAACTCAATCAACTGGAACGTTGCAAAATATAGTTCTGTTTTTCGGCGAACTATAATTCAAGGTGAACCCCTTAGGTTGAAGGTTCTCAAGCTTCAGACTACACTGAAATGACATCTGTGCCAGTAAACTGagtaagtgaatgcaatgtatttctgtgttcatgtgtgggGAAAACCCCGATAATTTGATGGCtaatgtgttttgttgttgttctcgTTGCTGTCTTTCACAGTTAGAAGAAACATGGTTCTAAAGCGTCTTTTGTTCAGCTTGCTTAATAACGCGCAAGTGATCGAGAAACTTTCGGAGTCTCGCCCGATCAGACGAGCGGCACAAATCACAGCTTTCGCCCTAATCAAGGCACGAATCGCTGGCAAGGATGCAACGACCAGACTACTGAAGTCGGACACCGTTCGCCAAATTCGCCAGGAAACTTCCGGGGTGTCAAAGGACATTGGAGAGATGGGAAGGAAAGCCGAAAGAGTTCGGCAGACATTTGTTAAAGAGGTTAAAGAAGGTGTGAGAGACGCTTCGCGACAGAtaaaaaacaaggacaaatgAAACCATCCAGTTTAGTTGTGTGAATTATGAAACCACCAAGAGTTCTATGAAATCTCACACTAGGCCTATTCAGAGTTGATCGCCATACGTTTGCTGATTAATCTGCCACCATGTGATGTCTACAACGTagtgttgtttttgtaattgACAGCGAAATGAAATGGAATCTAATACTTCAAAATTCAATGTATTGACTCCACCAAGAATGGCCCTTTCTGTTTGAATGTAAGAATAAATGTATCTGTCGACGCACCAAGAGCCTTAAATTTGTTCACTTGCACAATATAGTCAAAAATGGGAGAATTATCGATTGAGAAATATTGCTGAACGCAACACATTGTAACTAGCTATCATGCCAAAACACTGGTTATTGGATATAAACATTCGAATCGGTAAATCTTGTCTTTCTGAAGCATATTTCTGTGGCTTGCCAAAAAAGACCAAAGTGTTTTGCGCACTTTTAATGAAGATTCAACCGCATCTGTGCTCTGTTGGTTAAGTACCACACTAAGAGAGGGCACACTGAAGTTGGACATTGTAAGACACTCTTACGAAGCACTTACATACAACATAACTCAGAAATGTACGCCCATTACAGTTTATCTCCTTTGTATTTATCAAGTGTGTAGCTGTTTTCCTGTAGAGAAATGGCAGAAATAATGTTGGTGGTCCAAGTTAAACCATTTGGGGCATCACCTTGAATTCAGACCATATATGTGATTATACTGCACGCTGCACATTTTGCATGATACCTATACCTGTGCTAAATATAAAACTCTACACCCTACTGATTTGCTTCCTAATAGTACTACACTCTATTTCCATCTTGCACCTACTATGGCATCCAATTATGTATTAACTACAGCTATATGTTGTGACCCTGATCACTTTGCATCGGCCCTGCACATTACCCAAATCTGTATGTAGGCACTCGTAGAATTTGTTCATGACAAAGAGCATCTACTGAATGTGTATGTATAGATCTATTTGGCAGTTAATAATTCACAATGAACTCTCAGGTGCTGTTAGAAAAATTCTACAAACATGGTGAGAATTCCACCAGAGGAGATTGCCACCTAACATAAAATAAGAGATACAAGAAAGCCATTTCTTCATTCCCAAAGGTTGTGGTTCTTTAATAACACTGAATGCTATGGGTGGTAATATAGCATAATGGGTAGGCACTGGACTTGCAGGTCCAAAGTTGAAAGTTTCAGACcaaggtggggcactgccatttaatccttgagcaaggtaattaacctgaattgcttctgtaaatgtccagctgtacTGCATGGATTggatattaaaataatacatcttGTGTGAGCTGGCCTGGGTAACAGCTTCTGATAAattcctaaaatgtaaaaatgtttgggAAATTATTTCAGTGCGTGCACAAGCATTAATGTGCTTTATACTTATTAGTTTAGGTCATTTCATTCAGTTAAATCATGGCTTTACTTTGCTGTGATGTGACGATATAGCACAATTATTATTTCCCACACTATGCATCTCAATTAGAAATTTGACACAGAAGTTGCAAGAATGATTAGTGTAATATCAAAATGACCCCATAAATACATAAGAACAATTGTTATACAACAGAACAATTAAGCTGTGACATCATTTGAGCTATATGGAAGGGATGAGATCTCCACATGTAGTGGTATTTTTATCTTATTGTTTTTCATAGGAAGTGAGCATGGTTTCACTGTGAGAGAGCTCAGAATTCCTAAATTTTATAAATTACTTATAGCTAGATTTGTTGGAATGCAGATTAGTTTGTGAAATGTAAACTGAAGATTAGATTATCCAACAAACAAGTTCTTTgcaaaaattaatattttgttgaCACACTTTCCCCTAGCTATTGTACAATTAAGAGTAAATCactttcagaaaaagaaaacgacATTTTTGGAGGATGTGCATCAAGACCATCTTTACCACTGAAGGTCAACAATGCATGAGAGACAATGGGTTTCTACAGTGAACCATCAATTGAGTCTTCTGAAGGAAGATTGACAATGTACCCAGTTGTatgagaaagtttttttttattagctgttctcctcttttgaCAAATGGAATGAATCAGATTGGTAagttatttacattttccagtCCCGAAGTGAGTTATAAATCCTCCGTGAAGTGGTGAAGAGTAAGTCTTGCGGGAAACAATCATCTCCGAGAAACATGAGAACGTTATGGGGGAAACCAGGCAGGGCTTCCTTTGGTTCCTTACGGTTTAAAGGCTTGATTTGGAGAGCGGTTGTGGATCTTCTGGTCGAAAGGAGCCGTCATCTTCTGCGCGAGCAAAGCCTGTACAATCCCTCGTGGAGCCATGTTTCAAGCCAGGACATTTTACAAAGCCATGTGAAAACACAGATAAGTCAGTTCTCTCTCGTTAAATAAAAGATTTAGGCTTAAAAACCATGCATGTCACATGAAAGGACAAACAGGGATTCACACAGAGGGTGGGGATAAAGAGGAGAACTAGCTGCCATGGTTACTCAATTTCTGACTGCTTTGTACCAAATAATGTTACCCTACCACCAGGCCCCACTAGCCCTCTGAGGACTGTTCATTCCcccatttaaatgtgtttgcataaaaaggaaaagaaatgatggaggaggtggtggcaacgtaaaggaaatatattcatatttataggtttatatttgttcatatttatatgctttagcaatgtaaagaaaataatttccataGTTGTAGTGCTTAAGTAAAGCTCAATATAGACTTTATTATAACAAAATAGGAAGAGGGTTAAACATCTGTTAAAATCTCAGTGTACAATAAATCCTTAAGAGTTTTTGCATTGGCATTTTCCTCCCTACAAACATTTGGACATCTTTTCAGAAATGgccatttgtttttctcatgGGCGTTAAGAGCTCTCCAAAGCACCTAAACTTAAAACTATCAAAGATTGTGGTCGTGAATGAAGTTCAACGATAAAAGGACAGACAACACTTTCAGAAACCCAACTTGCCAACACCCCAACACGTACCGCGTGAACACGTTTCTGTGTAGTTCAAAGTGATGAAAAAGAATGGCCGTTTTAACATGTACTCAATGACAAGGttacaagtaaaaaataaacatgaatacaaTATGCTGAAAAACAAGACTACGCCTAACTCGCTACAGGAACAAGACTATGAAAAAACTGGGAACAGTATAAATGAGAGAAATAAAGCTGCAAACaaagaaatgttgaaaacatgCTGTTAAAGCTATAACGTGCAaagttttgctttcattttagaATGACCCAAATGCGTGAGAATGCATTTcctatttcatgaaaaaaatctaGAGAAGTTATAAATATACACAATGCAtctaaaatttttatttttttgcagaaagtCACCTCCCTTAAACATTAAGGAATTGTACCGTCAAaaccctatttttttttgtcgctGGTTAGGTATTACCTCTTTCCTTGATCAGTGGTGATCCAACATCACTCCTGAAGAGACTGCTAATGTTAaatgtgggagagtgtgtggggGCCTGGTGGAGGTTATGACCTCTGAACCCTGACCCCAGTCATGACAAAGGGAAGAGGGGCAATTTGACTCCAGACCTTTTGGTAGTGAAGCCAAATGCAGCAGGCTAAGTTggctaaaagaaaataaattaagttgAAGAAAATCTTCAGCCTCCTTCATAATTTATCCTTGGCTGGTACCCATACACAGGGCCCAGACTGTTCCTCGATGATCTGTTTAACCTGTTCGTAGATCTCTTCCAAGGTGTCCCCTTGAACAATAGCTGAAAAAGCAGACCAAACAAATCCATCAGTTTGTTTTCCACATCAACCGTCATGCCCTGGCACGAGATTGGACGATGAACAGTTGAGATAGCAGAGCTCGTACTGGCAACAATAGTGTCCTGGGGATTAGTGTTACACTCCAGTACCAGAACATACTGCAGTACagcaacatacacacaacatacatgACAGCATGTAAAGCGGGGCCAGTTTAGTACACAGTGTTTGTAAAATGTAGTTTAACATGTAGTCTGCATAATATGAGGCAGGTATAATATGCAGcgtttattatatgcagcctgcACAACACTGACTCTGAATTAGGCCACATTGACACTTGTCTTTTTGTTGCACTGATCTACAGCATGTGTAATATGCATTGTGTAATATGGAGGGTGTGGTACGGTATGTGAGTAAGAAGTATTCACCAGTGAAGTTCTCTGTGAACTCCTGCTCCAGCTTCATAGCTCTGTCGAAGGTCTTCCTGGCCTGCTCCTCCGTCAGCCTCTTGTTCATTTCCCTGGATGGAGGGGACACAGAAGACTCAGGCCCTGTTCAAAATAATATCCTGTTCCCAACACAGCACCGAATGCCAATGGTCAGGTGAAATTAGTGGCACTAATAAATATCAGGAAAAAaggtgtggggggaaaaaaggcttttgatCCGATAGTATGAAATAATATAACCCAACCTGCGCTTCAATTAACCCAATCTGCCTGTCTTTGGACAGAGGAGGAAACCAGAGGAAACTCATGCAGACACGGAGATAAcgtgcaaacttcacacagaagttttttaaatggtttctttGTAGTTTTAAATCGGAACATTCAAGGAATATTGTTAGTGTCTCCAACGATGCTAATCAAAAAGCAAATGCGAGTAAATTTGATGGACTGTATGTAAGGacgtttttattttgaaacttttTCCATACTTGTGTAATTCATTTACACTTTCaccaaaacatttgtttttcaaatgtttggtaatatttgcatttcacgttttgtttttgaaaaaaataataaaaaatgtcatttgcaCTGAGCAACTCTGCTATGCGTCCTGACCATTTCCTTATTCAGACTTGACCACATCGGTAATGGATGCAATTCAGAACTCATTAGAAACCCAGTATTTTAGCTCCCAAGTGGCCTCACCAACTTTTGGGATTATcgagagaagagggtgatgGGAGGCACTTCAGAATGTATAATTCCCCGATACAGAACTGTATGTCTGGTAAAATGTGCCTTTTGTTGTATCTGCACATAGATGTGTGCAATGTGGgtacaaaatacacacaatatatacagtatgaaactGAAAGACATCTCTTGAATGctaatgcaatgcatttatttatgtactagATATGGAAGTTGGATTCTTTGAGGTAATGAATAgtgacaaaaaatgtgtttcacttaCATTATATTTTCCACAGTTTTTGGTTTAATGAAAACTGCAATTGGATACAACTGTGCGATTTGGAGTCTCTTAATGGCGTTGCCTGACACATCCAGGATGCAGTGTTTCCCCTGAGGAGAGAAGACACGGGTTCAGATACAGTACAGAGCGGTGACAAATCCTTTCAGACGTACTGGTGCCATTCACACGGATGACGGTGACAGCTCCAGTGTGGATCCAAGCCTGGCGACAATCCTTCAACAGCAATCGACATTTGTGCTTAGCCTTGAATTACAAACAGATGCAAGTGTCAGTAGTTTTCCTCGCAAAGATTCGTTTTGGTTGACTGCTGAACTTTCCAAACTGCATTAGCGAAGAAAACAGTAGCACTCACATTTCATCATGAGTCTGCATTTAATTACGACTACGAAGAGTTGTTGAGACGACATGTTTGTAAACGGTGCAGCGAAGAACTacgactgactgactggttgACAGAAACATCTCCGTGACAGAAGATGGCGGCTCTCACCTTCTCGGCCACCTCGCGCACGGACTGGACGCTCGTCCCGTACAGGTGGTTGTTGTACTGGCCGGCCTCGATGAACTTGTGGTCCTGGATGTCCTTCTCCATCTGCTCCCGCGACACCACAAAGTGGTAATCCCTGGAGTCCACCTCGTATTCTCGCTTCGGTCTGGTCGTGTCTGAAACACGAAGGTGCGCCGTGTCACCGGGCCGCTACGTTCACTAAAACCCCAAAAGCTGCGGCCCGCTCCGCGCCTCCCAGACGGGGCTGGCAAGAGGCAAGGCCAGGATTGGATAGTGGAGCACggagcacactgcacactgaaatGTAGCCATGTGTGACATGCTCCATTGTGCGATTGGGGACATGCTATTAGTGGCTGGAACCTGAATGGATGTCCATAGAGGTGTTACTCCGCTTAGGAGCAACAAATCGGCGAAGTGAcccaaaaaatacaatttcactCACGGGGTACGCAAGATCCAAATTTGTCAGGGAATTCCGAAATCAGATCGTCGTTTACTCGGTCTTTCATGGGTCCCAGGATGATTACTGGACGGCTGTAGCTCACTGGGAAAAATAATCAGACAAAAACTATGTAATTATAGCATCAttcccacttcctgtgagcGCTAGTTTCTACTCACGACTCATCAATACAGTACTCTACAGCAAAAAGACCAGACACAGGCTTCACTACCAGGAAAATAAACATCACACAATTTAAGTAGAACcaatcaaaaagtaaaaaaaaaaaaaaataaaaagtttttattaaaactttTAGTATAATTACTATGCTCTAGTCACTCCTTTGCATGAGCTCACTTCTCAAAGCGTGGACTGAAAGGTCTGCTGAAACGTACCTTCCTGCTGACTCACTGGCTCATAAGACAGCACATATTCCTCCTGGCCACCTGAATGCAAACAGgacacagtgtgtgttcagggaacaagcattaatattaacattaatataATCTTCAGTGAATGGTCCAGGCTGATGGCGTATAGTTTGTGTGTCAACGTGTTGAACTGTGAGAAATGTGATGCTGGTACAACAATACCCCTGTGATACATACAGTCTGAATAGTGTGTAAACTGCAAGCAGTAATTTTTCTGTAGTTCACCTGCAGTACCCTAGCTACTATGTATTAACAGAGTGGGAACTGCTCACTAGACAGTCTGGATATTTCCTTTGCTTTAGCAGTTTTAACAATCTTATCACgtaaatggaatggaaatgtttttccatacacacatgcacaagcgcATAAGCAAAATTTTGTAGGAGTGCATcggattcattttttaaaacatgcagaTTCAGGAACGCACAACCTCCCCGAAATTGCAGATACCTTTTCTGGAATAAGATCATGCACTAGTTAAGATTATTCACTGGTAGTCTTAGTCTTCAGAACTGTGCTGTACCAACAggtttgaaagtttttttaataagcCGATTAATAGGTTAACACGCAAAGAGCTACAGCCATGAAGCCAATGTAGACGGCTCTATTTTCAGCCTGTCATAACTGATAAATGCTAGCTCACACTAAAGCGTGTGCTGTACACACTACATGAGTTTTGAAAATCGGCACCAAGTGAGTGAAGGGGATGCTGCAATGGACTGGACAACAGCAGAATCGTAGGTGTTGCCATGACACACCCTACTAGTTTTCAATCAGGGAGTTGTGTCAGCACTGCAGGACTCAGCCATATCTGAGAAATACAATGGCAAACGCCGGAGGGCAATTAACGTAATTAAATTATGGCTAATATTATGTAGTGTGTACCTTGGATGACTGAGCAatataaaaaaactaataatgCTAACATCTGAGTCATTACTCCATTCTTGGGCAGTGACTATCGCATTTCTCCTGGAAGCAAAGGCTTGAAAACGAATACTCAAATgacacagctgtgaaatgatgTGTATCATAAACTGCATTATATACTAATATTGTTTGGGGGCTTGGTGTAGCCAGGTTTAAAGTTTATGAAATAAAGGGCCAGTTTCATGGGTGCAGATTAAGCTTTGTCCTTCATGAAATTCAGTTTTGTATGgagaatctccattcaaaattgaattttagTCTACGGTTAATCTTTGCCTGCCGAACTGACCCACAGGCTACTTAATTCACCAGTAATACGAATGGTTCGTTCATATTCAGTAAAGAGGGAAATGGGAATACTCCACTGCAGCGAAGGGACGCATATGGGGAGTGTTGTCATTGAGACGTGCGCAACGATCAGTCCCAATGTTCTCAGTTTAACAAGACAAAAAatagaatgatttttttttttccagaaacaaATTTTCCCGAGCCAGCAGGAGTCACGTGCAGTTGTTTAGGAATGTATCCAAAAACAGCCGGAGAGCATCAAAGAGCCAACGGATGAATATGCTTCCGGCGCCGCACAGAGAAACGGAGCTGGAGAGGGCCTGCAAATGGCCGACCACGCGTCCGTGGCAACCGCTCGAATGTTAGTGCTGTCCGTACTGTGCAGAACGGTGAGAAAAGCAGGAGGCGGGAGCCCAGGCAGCGAAGAAAAgcaggagagagatgaagagactGATGGAAGGAAACACAGACTTACGGTAGCTACTTTCACTATCGCTGGCATTAGAGGTTACATGCTCTGAAATCATAACAAAGGGGAACGTAAGCACCAACACAGAGACATCCACGAATCACAGCACAGGTGGTGACATCaaccaagggaaaaaaaatcaatttgtccCAACAAAGACCAGGAAATGGCAGGAGGTGGGGCCCTGATTTAAACAGCTGAAAGGCTTTTAGTTTACTGTGAGCAAAGACCAGGCCATCACATGGGCACAAATATCACAGTACAATTTCAACAGTGTGGTTCACGATGGAAGTTACGTGAAACACACATAAGGCAAAGCTGTTcaaaatacaataacaatatGCATTGCCCTTTTGGggggtttatttttaaaaagtgaataaagTTCACATTAGGTGAAACATAAGTGTTATGCACACCCTGAAATGTGACTTGCTGAATGGACAGTTTATCACAGTTAACCAATTTGTTTCCCTCAACCTTTTCTTTGCCCACAAGCAACTTATTACACCCACAGAATAAACAGCAGTTACAGGACTTAGAGGCAAGGCTTCGAGGCACAGTTATCAAAGGACAGTGTAACCGCTGGAGGACACAATGTGGCCCCGTAACAGCTCCTCATTCCCCACACAGGCCAGAGCGCATTAAACATGACCCCAGAGGTTCTGCCCCGGCGCAGAGCGGATCTTTCCGGATGACAGCTGACACCATCTTCCTTCTGCAGCGTCAGGCGCGGAATACATTTCCGTATCGAGCGGCGCAACGCGAGAGAACACCGCGTTTATGCCGCAGCGCTGTGCTTCTCCGTCAGAAACGACAGATCTGTTTCGTCAACATAACACAGAAACCCAATGTCGCCAAGACAGAACAGCTACTAGTTACGTTGCCGCCCGTTTTCTAGATGCATATCCGGATATATTCAAGAACAAAATGTGCCTAGGGATTTCTACTGCTAGTACTCAGTCAATCAATTCATCTGTACTTTGTATAGGGCCATTTACGATCAATGCTGTAATACATGCTTCAGAACTTCACAGGGGACAATTTCCAAAGGGATAAAAACTCtgtgtggggagaaaaaaacacactaacaaaataaatacaaacagataGTCAAAgcaaagtgcacacacacacatgctgcctGTGTAATCTAATCTGGTTGTTGGTTCAGCAAGTGCTAGATCCCCTTCAGCAGAACATAGGGAAGCAGTAGCACATTCTCATGAGCTCCTGCATGTGGGGAGTGCGGCGTGTGTGGCACTTCCTTTCTGGAGCCTGTGAGTGCGCTACGCAGGTAGGATCTCTGGATctcagagaaggagagaggacgATGACTGGACAGGTTCCTGAGGCTGATTGGAtctcagaggaagagagggacagtgaTTGGATGGAATCTGGAGGTTGGTTGGATTTCAACGAGAGAGGGGGACAGTGATTGGATGGAATCTGAAGATTGGTTGAATttcaatgagagagagggacagtgatTGGACGGAATCTGGAGGTTCACTGGATttcagtgagagagggggacagtGATTGGATGGAATCTGAAGGTTGGTTGGATTTCAAAGATAGAGGAGGACAACGATTGGATGGAATCTGGAGGCCCAATGAGGTCGGAAGGTTGGAATGGAGAGCAGAGGGCGGGGGCCGAGGACAAATTGGGGAGGGGCTGAAGGACTTACTCAGGCCTTTCGATCCCATGTCGTCTGGGATCTcctgttgggggaggggagcagtcggcagagagagcacaagcaggagaaacaaccacaaAAGAACAACTGTTACTGGAATATAATGAGGGGTCCAACCAGACAGACACAAGGCCCCAAGCTGCAACAGACCTGGGGTTCTGACTCGGCCCGTCAACCTGAACAGAGCTCAACACGGAGGAGGGAGCGCCCTGAACACCTCCGGTCCTCCTATGGCCAAGGCAAGAGACCACCGGCCGCACCCTGTGTCCGTGTTACAGCGTCGGGCGGTCCTGCCTGGCGGCGCCAAGCTAACTCTGCCCTGACCTGCCGGCGACCGCTAGCGGTTCTGTCCGAGTCTACTTACGCTCGGCATCGCTCGTTTCCTGCTCGCTCTGGTCCTTGTTCTTGTGGAAAGAGAACTTTCGGGAAAAGAGGCTCTTTTTACGCTTGTCATTGAATGACTGTTGaggaagaaaaggggggggggtaaaagatAAAAGGGGAgaagaaggggtgggggggaagttCTAATGATGTGATTTCATGGAAACCAAAGGTATTCTACTGAACTGACTCTGTTGCCATGCACACTTGACTGCTCCTCTCACATGCAAAGGACCATCTATGGTAAAaccatatttaaaacattttttaatgaagtgaCTATaggacaaaaatgtttcaaaatggcaCATATGGCACCACTGAAGGTTTACATACAGGAGAGGTATCAATAAAGGGCCTCATTTATCTCATGAATGAGGGTCTGTGCACATGAAACTGTCATAAGGCCAATCAAACAGAAAGAAGGAGCCCAAAAAGCCACATTTATTAAGGTTGCCCAAATAACTTTGAACGAATTCCAAAATAAACTACAGATTATATTTGGTGCAGATATTTGGCATTTCACGCCAAAATTACCAAAGCTTCCTTTTGTAGGctatttgcaaaaaagcaatCTTTGCTTTtcggctaaaaaaaaacacgtacatcgtttaaaaaatgtaccGAATGTAATGCAGCTTTATCCATATACATATTGTGGCTTATCATTGAATGGGGAGCCATTTCacactgtgaaatattttgacAACACTTATTAGtcttattaataaataaagaaataatactTGGGTTTAGAAATGAATTACAGTATGATAATGTTGCGATTAGCCTGGGGatttttgagggaaaaaaagtgtgtgttgtCTGACTGATagtttcctcaaaatagccaaGACATGGCAAGATTATTGAgaatcttttttaatttattcttgtTTTGACATTATTGCGTGTTCTGACTGTTCAAGTTTTCTACCACAACGAAAAGTGTGTATGCAAGGTCAACATCTTAGCTACAATCACGTTCATGCTGGTATATTCCTTACTCAtctgataaatgaggcccacgTTTTCAGAACTTCACTCAAAAggtccctttctttttttgtcatgaaTGGCAGCAAAATCAGTTCAGTGTGAGAACTTATGGAATGGATTCCAATTAAGAACAAAGAATCTCTTTAGCCATCTTGCCAAAGAAatgacaaacagaaaacaaacacgcaTAAGCCAGTGCAAAAGGAATGGGAAGAGGTACCATATCAGGCAGAGATGGAAAAGTCAAAGCCCTGAGCTTGTTACGAAGGTCAGAAAAGCCCCAGATAAAACAGTGGTACCCCATGCACTGCCAGAAAT harbors:
- the ncbp2as2 gene encoding protein NCBP2AS2, which gives rise to MVLKRLLFSLLNNAQVIEKLSESRPIRRAAQITAFALIKARIAGKDATTRLLKSDTVRQIRQETSGVSKDIGEMGRKAERVRQTFVKEVKEGVRDASRQIKNKDK